The following proteins are encoded in a genomic region of Candidatus Melainabacteria bacterium RIFOXYA2_FULL_32_9:
- a CDS encoding glycolate oxidase subunit GlcD, which yields MVNVHEKVNISNSVIQKIESILGKDNVLRSIEERYCYAYDATAIGEDLYLPDLVVLPSNKNQVSEILKIANENNIPIVARGAGTNLAGGCIPLKGGIIIHFSKMNKIISVDKDNLMCTVQPGVVVDKLQKEVEKDGLFYPPDPSNLKVSTIGGSVALSSSGPRFFKYGGTKDYVIGLKVVLADGTIMKVGGNTVKNATGYNFTQLLIGSEGTLGIVTEITLRLIPMPEDRKVLLAFFDSIDNAANTVTNIISSKITPATLDLMDKNTMQTIENFHATGLSVDMDAALVIEVDGFSDAVSVQMQQILEICNKFGAKNIRVSQNEQEREEIWFARRSAFGAVARLRPNVVTEDAVVPRDKIPEMIKEIRRIADKYNLLVCIMGHAGDGNIHPNFSLDLRNENEARNFEMATAELFDAAIRLGGTLSGEHGIGMAKAKYLNNAIDNNAISYMKMIKGIFDPKGILNPGKIFYLK from the coding sequence ATGGTAAATGTTCACGAAAAAGTTAATATAAGTAACTCGGTAATACAGAAAATCGAGTCAATCCTTGGAAAAGATAATGTTCTTAGAAGTATTGAGGAACGCTATTGCTACGCATACGATGCTACTGCGATAGGTGAAGATTTATATTTACCTGATTTAGTAGTATTACCATCTAATAAAAATCAAGTAAGCGAGATTTTAAAAATTGCCAATGAGAATAATATACCTATTGTTGCAAGAGGTGCAGGTACAAATCTTGCCGGAGGTTGTATTCCTCTTAAAGGTGGAATTATCATACATTTTTCTAAAATGAATAAGATAATAAGTGTGGATAAAGATAATCTCATGTGTACAGTTCAGCCCGGTGTTGTCGTAGATAAACTGCAAAAAGAGGTTGAAAAAGATGGCTTATTTTATCCGCCTGATCCTTCAAATTTAAAAGTTTCAACAATTGGTGGCAGTGTAGCATTATCTTCCAGTGGTCCAAGATTTTTTAAATATGGTGGTACTAAAGATTACGTTATAGGTCTGAAAGTAGTACTTGCAGATGGCACTATAATGAAAGTCGGCGGAAATACAGTAAAGAATGCTACAGGATACAATTTCACTCAGCTTTTAATTGGTTCTGAAGGTACTCTGGGTATAGTTACCGAGATAACACTGAGATTAATCCCTATGCCTGAAGATAGGAAAGTTCTTCTGGCTTTCTTTGATTCTATTGATAACGCTGCTAATACTGTAACTAACATAATATCATCTAAAATTACTCCTGCTACTCTTGATCTGATGGATAAAAATACTATGCAAACTATTGAAAATTTTCATGCCACAGGATTATCAGTTGATATGGATGCAGCATTAGTCATTGAAGTAGACGGTTTTAGTGATGCAGTTAGTGTACAGATGCAGCAAATTCTAGAAATTTGTAATAAATTTGGTGCAAAAAATATCCGTGTTTCTCAAAATGAGCAGGAAAGAGAAGAAATCTGGTTTGCAAGAAGATCAGCGTTTGGAGCTGTTGCAAGGTTAAGACCTAATGTAGTAACTGAAGATGCGGTTGTTCCAAGAGATAAAATCCCTGAAATGATTAAAGAAATAAGAAGAATAGCTGATAAATACAACTTACTGGTTTGTATTATGGGGCATGCCGGTGATGGAAATATTCATCCTAACTTTTCTCTTGATCTTCGTAATGAAAATGAAGCCAGGAATTTTGAAATGGCTACAGCAGAATTGTTTGATGCTGCTATAAGACTTGGAGGTACTTTGTCAGGAGAACATGGAATTGGCATGGCAAAGGCTAAGTATTTAAATAATGCTATTGATAATAATGCAATTAGCTATATGAAAATGATTAAAGGTATTTTTGATCCTAAAGGAATACTGAACCCTGGAAAAATATTTTATCTAAAGTAG